From a single Osmerus mordax isolate fOsmMor3 chromosome 6, fOsmMor3.pri, whole genome shotgun sequence genomic region:
- the LOC136944398 gene encoding uncharacterized protein C1orf232, which yields MHPMWKVYRSKVMQTLNPDLEDDAAEEVQEAEVSPVQEDEGPSAVTQLAKKVHVAGARGWNRMSALFSKEDEHQLLEETESPAVADHPLAVQPEDPRPARRSGFWDSFATKWQQKQAAAAAATGMEGGEGGEEVVAERGEEEVGEGGGEGEQEGQNAEGEESEGGGGLKNSFSKYASLGGGGGDDTAFKWNFVTSKLAELKTKGMTKTT from the exons ATGCATCCCATGTGGAAGGTATACAGGAGCAAGGTCATGCAGACCCTGAACCCTGACCTTGAGGACGACGCAGCAGAGGAG gtgcaggAGGCGGAGGTCAGCCCAGtacaggaggatgaggggccCAGCGCCGTCACACAGCTGGCTAAGAAG gtgcatGTTGCCGGGGCGCGGGGCTGGAACAGGATGTCCGCTCTGTTCAGTAAGGAAGACGAGcaccagctgctggaggagacagagagcccaGCTGTAGCTGACCA ccctctgGCCGTCCAACCAGAGGACCCCCGACCTGCCCGGCGCTCGGGATTCTGGGACAGCTTTGCCACCAAGTGGCAACAGAAGCAAGCAGCAGCAGCGGCAGCCAccggcatggaggggggggaggggggggaggaggtggtggcggagaggggtgaggaggaagtgggcgagggaggcggggagggggagcaggaaggCCAGaatgcagagggggaggagagtgaagggggaggaggcctCAAAAACAGCTTTTCCAAATACGCCTCcctcggagggggagggggcgatgACACAGCCTTCAAGTGGAACTTTGTCACCAGCAAACTGGCAGAGCTCAAGACCAAGGGCATGACCAAGACCACCTAg
- the fam110d gene encoding protein FAM110C: MKPLTPVSSPSPLRLLNKGPDYLRRQMDPGTSPRSCSAVERLEADKAKYVKSQHVINSRQEPALAPCSTPPPLPRRPLTLTPRLPPRRASNTSTSSPLASRDENYNNKNYNDDSRKENLGESLDVAAHNRSNVSRLGPPGLRPPLVAPHSAPVLRRSVGKRTLRPDSLLIYRQKKECKSPGATPPSLGNSNLEVKGYSFVRRLFQGSVRGRGEGGQGGRGEGGLISEEKTPSRDGDSRMSWTNEREAQEGGRGSRRASKAEPERPPPLPRPPPDHAHRNGNDSSDPEDEADPWRRAPLVPPRRRAGELRLLQADLCSSLSEQDLFFDFCGLDQDMVERLGPSKFLSGPSSVDTLSLVLRSVGGAGGSEPSEFSRHSGEGLFQEEVAEKVAVGVSIIERNARVIKWLYGCKNAAHQGPKESTV, from the coding sequence ATGAAGCCACTCACCCCTGTCAGCTCTCCCTCGCCCCTGCGGCTCCTCAACAAGGGCCCCGACTACCTGCGGCGGCAGATGGATCCGGGCACCTCCCCTCGCTCCTGCAGCGCCGTGGAGCGACTGGAGGCCGACAAGGCCAAGTACGTGAAGAGCCAGCACGTCATCAACAGCAGGCAGGAGCCCGCGCTGGCGccctgctccacccctccccctcttccccgccggcccctcactctcaccccccgcctcccccctcgccGCGCATCCAACACCtcgacctcctcccccctcgcctcccGCGACGAGAACTACAACAACAAGAACTACAACGACGACTCCAGGAAGGAGAACCTTGGGGAGTCGCTGGACGTCGCGGCTCACAACCGGAGCAACGTCAGCCGGCTGGGCCCCCCTGgcctccgcccccccctggTGGCCCCCCACAGCGCCCCCGTGCTGAGGAGGAGCGTGGGCAAGCGTACGTTGCGGCCCGACTCgctgctcatctacaggcagaAGAAGGAGTGCAAGAGCCCAGGTGCAACGCCACCGTCGCTGGGCAACAGCAACCTGGAGGTCAAAGGTTACAGCTTTGTCCGCAGGTTGTTCCAGGGATCCGTGAGGGGCAGGGgcgagggagggcaggggggcaggggcgaGGGAGGCCTGATCAGCGAGGAGAAGACTCCTTCTCGAGATGGCGATTCACGCATGTCCTGGACCAATGAGAGGGAGGCACAGGAGGGGGGGCGAGGCAGCAGGAGGGCCAGTAAGGCGGAGCCTGAgcgccctccccccctgcccagaCCCCCCCCGGACCACGCGCACAGGAACGGGAACGACTCCAGCGACCCGGAGGACGAGGCGGATCCCTGGAGGAGGGCCCCTCTGGTGCCGCCCCGCAGGCGGGCGGGGGAACTGCGGCTCCTCCAGGCAGACCTGTGCAGCTCGCTGTCCGAGCAGGACCTGTTCTTCGACTTCTGCGGCCTGGACCAGGATATGGTGGAGCGGCTCGGACCCAGCAAGTTTCTGTCTGGGCCCAGCTCCGTGGACACGCTCTCATTGGTCCTCAGGAGcgtggggggggccgggggctcgGAGCCCAGCGAGTTTTCCCGCCACTCGGGGGAGGGGCTGTTCCAGGAGGAGGTTGCGGAGAAGGTGGCGGTGGGCGTGTCCATCATCGAGAGGAATGCCCGCGTCATCAAGTGGCTGTACGGCTGCAAGAACGCAGCGCACCAGGGGCCGAAGGAGTCCACTGTCTAG